The Kwoniella dendrophila CBS 6074 chromosome 3, complete sequence genome contains a region encoding:
- a CDS encoding peptidyl-prolyl cis-trans isomerase-like 1, translated as MAATKAEYVTFDTSVGSFTVELYTAHAPKTCNNFAKLAERGYYNGVIFHRIIPGFMIQGGDPTGTGRGGTSIYGDKFADELHPELRFVGAGILAMANSGPNTNGSQFFITCAPTPFLDSKHTIFGRISSGMKTVQRLEAVRTDSEDRPVEDIKIHKARLGDAAPPSNGMDVARIAL; from the exons atgGCAGCTACAAAAGCAGAATATGTTACCTTTGATACATCAGTGGGGTCGTTTACAGTCGAGCTATATACAGCACATGCACCAAAG ACATGTAATAATTTCGCAAAACTTGCTGAAAGAGGATACTACAACGGTGTGATATTTCATCGAATCATACCT GGATTCATGATTCAAGGTGGCGACCCCACAGGAACAGGTAGAGGTGGAACATCGATATATGGAGATAAATTTGCAGATGAATTACATCCAGAATTGAGATTTGTTGGCGCAGGTATATTAGCGATGGCAAATTCTGGACCGAACACAAATG GTTCTCAATTCTTCATAACATGC GCTCCAACCCCATTCTTAGATAGTAAACACACTATATTCGGTCGAATATCATCAGGCATGAAAACCGTACAACGTCTAGAAGCCGTACGTACAGATTCAGAAGATCGTCCGGTTGAAGATATAAAAATACATAAGGCTAGATTAGGTGATGCGGCTCCACCCTCAAACGGCATGGATGTGGCTAGAATTGCTTTATAG